The Flammeovirgaceae bacterium genome contains a region encoding:
- a CDS encoding RNA methyltransferase: MLSRARIKFIKSLQLKKYRKQEQCFVVEGAKGVQEVLLSDFKVELLLATLQFLDENRKLTAGFTGELLEVSVDDLQGLGEYKTNHLALAVVRMREMKAPILKQGRFYLVLDDIRDPGNLGTILRIADWYGITDIIASSETAEVYNSKVIAASMGSFTRVTVFYTNLVEYLRKVNMPVLGTFLTGENIHHISKLNGGFIVIGNEANGISKEVETLVTRRITIPRCGKAESLNAAVATAVVCDNLVRLSGY; encoded by the coding sequence ATGCTTTCCAGGGCCCGGATTAAGTTCATCAAATCCTTGCAATTAAAGAAATACCGAAAACAGGAACAATGTTTTGTGGTAGAGGGGGCCAAGGGTGTGCAGGAAGTTTTGCTATCGGATTTTAAGGTAGAACTACTGTTGGCTACCCTGCAGTTTCTGGATGAAAACCGGAAGCTTACCGCGGGTTTTACGGGCGAACTGCTGGAGGTTTCGGTTGATGATTTACAAGGCTTGGGCGAGTATAAAACCAACCACTTGGCCCTGGCGGTGGTACGCATGCGCGAAATGAAGGCGCCAATCCTTAAACAAGGCCGGTTTTACCTTGTACTCGATGATATTCGCGACCCGGGTAATCTTGGCACTATCCTCCGCATAGCCGATTGGTACGGAATTACCGACATCATAGCTTCATCTGAAACGGCCGAGGTGTACAACAGTAAAGTTATTGCGGCCAGCATGGGTTCGTTTACACGGGTAACGGTGTTCTATACCAACCTGGTTGAGTACTTAAGGAAAGTGAATATGCCGGTGCTGGGTACTTTTTTAACTGGCGAAAATATACATCACATCAGTAAGCTAAATGGCGGTTTTATTGTTATCGGCAACGAAGCCAATGGTATTTCAAAAGAAGTAGAGACGCTGGTAACCAGACGGATTACCATACCCCGCTGCGGCAAGGCTGAATCGCTCAATGCGGCAGTGGCAACGGCTGTAGTGTGCGATAACCTTGTGCGCCTGTCAGGGTATTAA
- a CDS encoding queuosine precursor transporter, translated as MNTSINEKKNRLFIMLSGYFLTCALVAEMVGTKIFSLERTLGMEPANLNLFGYTLDFNLTAGVVIWPFVFVTTDIINEYFGKEGVRRISFLTAGFIAFAFFIIGAATLLPPATFWVDLYAEEGLDINLAFGTIFRQGLGIIIGSLTAFLIGQFLDVYVFHRLRRLTGSKMIWLRATGSTLFSQLIDSFVVLFIAFYIFGKWSVLQVLSVGIINYIFKFVAAIAMTPLVYLGHFFIDRYLGKEEAEKISEEAASKSEGFF; from the coding sequence ATGAATACTTCTATAAACGAAAAGAAAAACAGACTATTCATCATGCTGTCCGGATACTTCCTGACCTGCGCCCTGGTTGCCGAAATGGTGGGAACAAAAATCTTTTCACTGGAACGAACATTGGGCATGGAACCGGCCAACCTGAACCTGTTCGGTTATACGCTGGATTTCAACCTGACAGCCGGGGTGGTTATCTGGCCGTTTGTGTTTGTCACTACCGACATCATCAACGAATATTTTGGAAAAGAAGGCGTACGCAGAATTAGTTTTTTAACAGCCGGTTTTATTGCTTTTGCTTTTTTTATTATAGGCGCAGCCACTCTGTTGCCTCCTGCAACTTTTTGGGTCGACCTCTATGCCGAAGAGGGACTGGATATTAACCTGGCCTTCGGCACCATTTTCAGGCAGGGGCTTGGCATCATTATCGGGTCGCTTACTGCTTTTTTGATCGGGCAGTTTTTGGATGTGTATGTGTTTCATCGCCTGCGCAGGTTAACCGGCTCCAAAATGATCTGGCTGCGGGCAACCGGGTCCACTCTCTTCTCGCAACTGATTGATAGCTTTGTGGTGTTATTTATTGCATTTTACATTTTTGGCAAGTGGTCGGTTCTGCAGGTGCTATCGGTAGGCATAATCAACTACATCTTCAAATTTGTTGCTGCCATCGCAATGACGCCTTTGGTTTACCTGGGGCATTTTTTTATTGACCGGTACCTTGGCAAAGAAGAAGCCGAAAAAATATCGGAAGAAGCTGCAAGTAAAAGCGAAGGATTCTTTTAA
- a CDS encoding ribonuclease Z, with protein MSFKITILGSSGAVPAYGRYPSAQLVEIQNEHFLVDCGEGAQMQLARFNGNIHRIDHIFISHLHGDHYLGLMGLLFTMHLHHREKDLHIYSQHGLHEIMTVQLRYSRSVPNFNIRLHTLSPDSRETIFENKWLTVETIPLYHKLPCTGFLFREKEKPRRIDKDRLPEGLPHYRMNELKAGFDLKDEAGNVLYKNSDLTLPPHQSRSYAYCSDTAYTESIIEQISKVNVLYHEATFIEDDKSKAAETLHSTSLEAAQIALKANAGKLLIGHFSARYREPDHLLAEARAVFPETYLATEGEIFTIPE; from the coding sequence GTGAGCTTCAAAATCACCATACTCGGTTCCAGCGGGGCCGTGCCTGCTTACGGGCGTTACCCCTCAGCACAATTGGTAGAAATCCAAAACGAACATTTCCTGGTGGATTGTGGAGAAGGCGCACAAATGCAACTGGCTCGCTTTAATGGTAATATCCACCGCATTGATCATATTTTCATCTCGCACCTGCATGGCGATCATTACCTCGGCCTGATGGGTTTACTCTTCACCATGCACCTGCACCATCGCGAAAAAGACCTCCACATTTACAGTCAACACGGCCTGCACGAAATTATGACAGTACAGTTGCGCTACTCCAGGTCGGTGCCCAATTTCAACATCCGGTTGCATACACTCTCCCCCGACAGCCGGGAAACAATTTTTGAAAACAAATGGCTCACGGTTGAAACCATCCCGCTGTACCATAAATTACCCTGTACAGGATTTCTATTCCGGGAAAAAGAAAAACCAAGAAGAATTGATAAGGACCGGTTGCCCGAAGGCTTACCCCATTACCGGATGAATGAACTGAAGGCAGGCTTTGATCTCAAAGACGAAGCCGGAAACGTGTTGTACAAAAATTCCGACCTGACACTCCCACCGCATCAATCGCGAAGCTATGCGTATTGTTCCGACACGGCCTATACTGAATCCATTATTGAACAAATCAGCAAAGTAAACGTTCTCTATCACGAAGCTACATTTATTGAAGATGATAAATCCAAAGCAGCCGAAACCCTGCACAGCACTTCGCTGGAGGCCGCGCAAATTGCATTGAAGGCAAATGCCGGTAAGCTGCTGATAGGACACTTCTCAGCCCGGTACCGTGAACCGGACCACCTGCTGGCAGAGGCTCGTGCCGTTTTTCCTGAAACTTACCTCGCTACCGAAGGCGAAATTTTTACCATACCTGAATGA
- a CDS encoding STAS domain-containing protein translates to MKYTIDKQEKYSLLRLHEEKMDSSVAPGLKSELITLHAEGVRNIILDLAEVKYTDSSGLSALLVGNRIVQEDGGIFILAHLSDHTMKLIKISQLDSVLNILPTVEEAIDAVFMHEIERDLKKTDGN, encoded by the coding sequence ATGAAATACACGATTGATAAACAGGAAAAGTACAGTTTGCTGCGCCTGCACGAGGAGAAGATGGACAGCAGCGTGGCGCCCGGCCTGAAGTCGGAATTGATCACCCTGCATGCCGAAGGTGTAAGGAATATTATCTTAGATCTGGCTGAAGTAAAATACACTGATTCTTCTGGTCTTAGCGCACTGCTGGTTGGTAATAGAATCGTCCAGGAAGACGGAGGAATTTTTATACTCGCCCACCTGAGCGACCACACCATGAAACTGATTAAGATTTCACAACTCGACAGCGTACTGAACATTCTGCCTACCGTGGAAGAAGCCATTGATGCCGTTTTCATGCATGAAATTGAGCGCGACCTTAAGAAAACTGACGGGAACTAA
- a CDS encoding phosphoribosylaminoimidazolesuccinocarboxamide synthase yields MQAIKETHFSFPGQTGFYRGKVRDVYYFGNIMVMVATDRISAFDVILPKAIPDKGRILNQIAAKNLLATKKLVPNWVISTPDPNVTIGFKCETFPVEMVVRGYLAGHAWREYKAGKRTLCGVPLPEGLKENDKLPNPIITPTTKAHVGHDEDISREEIIKRKLVTESDYQQLEEYTLTLFGKGTELAAARGLILVDTKYEFGKHNGTIYLIDEVHTPDSSRYFYADGYEGRQQKGEPQKQLSKEFVRQWLIENGFQGKEGQTVPEMTPVIVQSISDRYRELYRQVTGEDLEPINYNNITDRIEQHILNSLNSVNLQAQV; encoded by the coding sequence ATGCAGGCCATTAAAGAAACCCACTTCAGTTTTCCCGGTCAAACCGGCTTTTACCGCGGCAAGGTGCGCGATGTGTATTACTTCGGCAACATTATGGTAATGGTGGCCACCGATCGCATCTCAGCTTTCGATGTTATCCTGCCCAAAGCCATTCCCGATAAGGGCAGAATCTTAAATCAGATTGCCGCAAAAAATCTGCTGGCTACCAAAAAACTTGTGCCGAACTGGGTAATCAGCACGCCCGATCCCAACGTAACCATTGGTTTTAAATGCGAAACCTTTCCGGTAGAAATGGTTGTGCGCGGTTATCTGGCCGGCCACGCCTGGCGCGAATACAAAGCCGGTAAACGCACGTTGTGTGGGGTGCCGCTACCGGAAGGCCTGAAGGAAAATGACAAACTTCCTAACCCAATCATTACGCCTACCACCAAAGCCCATGTAGGGCATGACGAAGATATTTCGAGGGAAGAAATTATTAAGAGAAAACTGGTAACCGAATCCGATTACCAGCAGCTTGAAGAATACACGCTTACCCTGTTCGGCAAAGGCACCGAACTGGCAGCCGCCCGCGGACTTATACTGGTGGACACCAAATACGAATTTGGTAAACATAACGGCACCATATACCTGATTGACGAAGTGCATACGCCCGATTCATCGCGCTACTTTTATGCCGATGGGTATGAGGGGCGCCAGCAAAAGGGCGAACCACAGAAACAACTTTCGAAAGAATTTGTGCGGCAGTGGCTTATCGAAAACGGATTCCAGGGCAAAGAAGGGCAAACCGTTCCGGAAATGACCCCTGTGATTGTGCAGTCAATTTCCGACCGATACCGCGAATTGTACCGGCAGGTAACCGGTGAAGATCTTGAACCCATCAATTACAACAACATCACGGATCGGATTGAGCAGCATATCCTTAATTCGCTAAATTCCGTTAACTTGCAGGCACAGGTTTAA
- a CDS encoding toxin-antitoxin system YwqK family antitoxin — MNRLIFSFLLLSTSATAQREVRTYYDGSRTQLQEVYTVAKDDNEKIIGKYQRYYPNGRLAVEGNFSNGKKSGVFTEYHETGLPARKLVYVNGMRHGPVEVFDESGKKIQKAYYQNDILVDSVQSFYDNGVIKSETVFKKGKPDGVVREYYPHGVLKKEIQYAHGKPNGITRSFYEDGIVAIEANYKNGILTGFYKTYYPNGQLETVSTMKDGSKNGQYKNYDEEGHLLLEGNFMNGRLHGDNTGYYASGTVKHRFKYKEGFKTGTGLTYHPNGVLARKEQFALNGIDWVTEEFTDSAKRISEKRYRNQQPHGQWTYYYPDGKTEKLKETYEAGKLNGMRYEYFSNGKPAREETWKFNLLNGPFKTYYPSGKLQSEGECRSHRKHGLFTAYYENGQVKEQGEYVADKKHKEWKEFDEKGNLVKTYVFKAGILIEEN, encoded by the coding sequence ATGAACCGATTGATCTTCTCATTCCTTCTGCTTAGTACATCTGCCACCGCCCAGCGCGAAGTGCGCACATATTATGACGGCAGCCGTACCCAACTGCAGGAAGTTTATACCGTTGCCAAAGACGATAACGAAAAGATCATCGGCAAATACCAGCGCTACTACCCCAACGGTCGTCTGGCCGTTGAAGGAAACTTTTCAAACGGGAAAAAGTCGGGGGTGTTTACCGAATACCACGAAACCGGCCTGCCTGCCCGCAAACTGGTGTATGTTAACGGCATGCGCCACGGGCCTGTAGAAGTATTTGATGAATCGGGTAAAAAAATTCAGAAGGCCTACTATCAAAACGATATTCTGGTTGATAGTGTACAGTCGTTTTACGACAACGGGGTAATTAAAAGCGAAACCGTTTTTAAAAAAGGCAAACCCGATGGCGTGGTGCGCGAGTACTATCCGCACGGTGTATTAAAAAAAGAAATCCAGTATGCACACGGTAAACCCAACGGCATTACCCGCAGTTTTTATGAAGATGGCATCGTAGCCATTGAAGCAAACTATAAAAACGGCATCCTCACCGGCTTTTACAAAACCTACTATCCCAACGGCCAACTTGAAACTGTTTCCACCATGAAGGATGGATCAAAAAATGGTCAGTATAAAAACTACGATGAGGAAGGGCATTTACTGCTGGAAGGAAACTTTATGAACGGCCGGCTCCATGGCGACAATACAGGTTACTATGCCAGCGGCACGGTTAAACACCGCTTTAAATACAAGGAAGGTTTTAAAACCGGAACAGGGCTAACGTATCACCCGAATGGCGTGCTTGCCCGAAAAGAACAATTTGCCCTTAACGGTATTGATTGGGTAACGGAAGAATTTACCGATTCGGCCAAACGCATTTCAGAGAAACGCTACCGCAACCAGCAACCACACGGGCAATGGACGTATTATTACCCTGACGGAAAAACCGAAAAACTGAAAGAGACCTATGAAGCCGGAAAACTGAACGGCATGCGGTACGAATACTTTTCCAATGGCAAACCGGCCCGCGAAGAAACCTGGAAATTCAATCTGCTGAATGGCCCGTTTAAAACTTACTATCCCTCCGGTAAACTGCAATCCGAAGGAGAGTGCCGATCACATCGTAAGCACGGACTCTTTACAGCCTATTACGAAAATGGCCAGGTAAAAGAACAGGGCGAATACGTTGCCGACAAAAAACACAAAGAGTGGAAGGAGTTTGACGAAAAAGGAAACCTGGTAAAAACCTATGTGTTTAAAGCCGGTATTCTGATTGAAGAAAATTAA